A single genomic interval of Leptospira dzoumogneensis harbors:
- a CDS encoding alpha/beta fold hydrolase — MIAILKNRRGPFYLITTFFAILFFAVFASSLAIVFSLFLIAVLVLYPVLLDWFSRLYGQEDIADELHFAKTKDGWNIALHRHIPPIPNPELAPVIVVHGIATNKYVIDLDKRHSLPYYLKLRGYEVFAVSLRGAGSSYHESRGGYEDFTFDDLVKYDVPAIISKVLSLTESKRVNWVGHSMGAMIFYSYLGITSKPEKEKIASFVSLGGPGNLNHLGLSLIGLLSRFPRARKVLDLKFGASMLAPLAGEIYTPIDQILYNPKAIRPRIVKKVMKNAVENISEGLIEQFMSWIETKKMSSLNGFYNYIDLQKEITVPSLFIAGANDAIATPDTVRSVYERAGTKVKKFHVISKEEGASDDYGHGCLILAEKAEDDVFPKVETFLREYGTSKKQGWFLRLKRKFKQNIRT, encoded by the coding sequence GTGATTGCTATCCTGAAAAACAGAAGAGGCCCCTTCTACCTGATCACTACCTTTTTCGCGATCCTGTTTTTTGCGGTCTTTGCATCATCACTCGCGATCGTATTTTCCCTATTTCTGATCGCCGTACTGGTTTTATATCCTGTTTTATTGGACTGGTTCTCTCGCCTGTATGGTCAGGAAGATATTGCGGACGAGCTGCATTTTGCAAAAACAAAAGACGGATGGAATATCGCATTACACAGACATATTCCTCCTATTCCGAATCCTGAACTTGCACCGGTGATCGTGGTGCATGGTATCGCTACGAATAAGTATGTGATCGATTTGGACAAAAGACATTCTCTTCCTTACTATTTAAAATTAAGAGGTTACGAAGTATTTGCAGTTTCCTTAAGAGGTGCCGGGAGTTCCTACCATGAAAGCAGGGGAGGATACGAGGACTTCACTTTTGATGATTTAGTAAAATATGATGTTCCTGCGATCATCTCCAAGGTACTTTCTTTGACGGAGAGTAAACGTGTGAATTGGGTAGGCCATTCTATGGGTGCAATGATCTTCTATTCTTATTTAGGGATCACATCCAAACCCGAAAAAGAAAAGATCGCAAGTTTTGTTTCCTTGGGCGGACCGGGAAATTTAAATCATTTAGGTTTAAGCCTCATCGGTTTACTTTCTAGATTTCCTCGTGCCAGAAAAGTTTTGGATCTAAAATTCGGAGCTTCTATGCTCGCACCATTAGCCGGGGAAATTTACACACCTATAGATCAGATACTTTATAATCCGAAAGCGATCAGACCTAGGATCGTTAAAAAGGTAATGAAAAACGCGGTCGAAAATATCAGCGAAGGACTGATAGAACAATTCATGTCTTGGATAGAGACAAAGAAGATGAGTTCACTCAACGGATTTTATAATTATATAGATCTACAAAAAGAGATCACTGTTCCTAGTCTGTTTATCGCGGGTGCAAACGACGCGATCGCAACTCCTGATACGGTCCGATCCGTATACGAAAGAGCGGGAACTAAGGTCAAAAAATTTCATGTGATCTCTAAGGAAGAAGGGGCCAGCGACGATTACGGTCATGGCTGTCTGATCTTAGCGGAGAAGGCGGAAGACGATGTGTTCCCTAAGGTAGAAACCTTCTTAAGAGAATATGGAACCTCCAAAAAGCAGGGCTGGTTTTTGCGATTAAAAAGAAAATTTAAACAGAATATTCGAACCTAA
- a CDS encoding SpoIIE family protein phosphatase: MIELKFGQRKVVSFRGARKVVGGLTEKNKIDILLYISKEFANADKEEELYDIVISLCKDIFECDNTTLRMWKGNLLVPSRFFKETVPPRRDLSQDEGYSGFTFKTRMPLLIQDLTHHAEYIDEGETTRAVMCVPIMYKEDCLGTIAVESDTEFFYREDDLEILEALGSQLALAITSVRLIQGLVHANEREAQILKQLEWDMRMGRNVQSQIVETAIAPWNGLHFGTYYEPMTEVSGDYFNVVRQGNSITAIIVDVSGHGIPAALVTMSIHYQFQRCTSLGMGLSETLAELGESIRPQLPDGTYFTAFILKVYSDYTYSYVNAAHQKMLHYHNGHGRIEELDTQGVPLGIFEVERSNFEEKHGRILPGDILFLPTDGITEQKNEQRQELGNQRFIEWIRQEKSTIEEQRDKIYVADLVGSLIGRFKRYKGDMRNGDDVSLLALQCNPELGKAKTLLSLAKSAAKAKKDQVAYDKALEVFSMDESLKDSLVLLGKMYYRDRNFEKSVQFLEKYIKTSGEESEHIHYLLGRAYYELENIPEAKRALKRSLAIDHTYAKSSLRLARCYLKDNETPKAIKVLQQGIKSAPTNEYLKISLKKLEELVKRKSGDLVVSEQRKEAV; the protein is encoded by the coding sequence ATGATAGAACTCAAATTTGGGCAAAGAAAAGTAGTTAGCTTCCGAGGTGCGAGGAAGGTCGTCGGGGGTTTAACCGAGAAGAATAAGATCGATATCCTTCTTTATATCAGTAAGGAATTTGCAAACGCGGATAAGGAAGAGGAACTTTACGATATCGTAATAAGCCTTTGTAAGGATATTTTCGAGTGTGATAATACCACTCTCAGGATGTGGAAGGGAAATCTTTTGGTCCCTTCCCGCTTCTTTAAAGAAACAGTTCCACCTCGCCGGGACCTGAGTCAGGATGAAGGTTATTCGGGATTCACTTTTAAGACCCGTATGCCATTGCTTATCCAGGACTTAACACATCACGCGGAATACATAGACGAGGGAGAGACCACCCGAGCCGTTATGTGCGTTCCTATCATGTACAAAGAGGATTGCCTCGGCACGATTGCGGTAGAATCGGACACTGAATTTTTCTACAGAGAAGACGACCTGGAGATCTTAGAAGCTCTAGGCTCCCAGCTCGCTCTTGCGATCACAAGCGTTCGTTTGATCCAAGGTTTGGTCCATGCGAATGAAAGAGAGGCTCAAATCCTGAAACAATTGGAATGGGATATGAGAATGGGTCGTAACGTCCAAAGCCAGATCGTAGAGACTGCGATCGCTCCTTGGAACGGTCTACATTTCGGAACTTATTACGAGCCGATGACCGAGGTTTCCGGAGACTACTTTAATGTGGTCCGACAAGGAAACTCGATCACTGCGATCATAGTGGATGTGTCAGGGCACGGTATTCCTGCTGCGTTAGTCACGATGTCCATCCACTATCAATTCCAACGTTGTACTTCCCTTGGTATGGGACTATCCGAAACTTTGGCCGAGTTGGGTGAATCCATCCGGCCACAGCTTCCGGATGGAACTTATTTCACTGCTTTCATTCTGAAAGTTTACAGTGATTATACTTACTCTTATGTGAATGCAGCTCATCAGAAAATGCTACATTACCATAACGGTCATGGAAGGATAGAAGAGCTGGATACCCAGGGAGTTCCTCTCGGTATTTTCGAAGTAGAAAGAAGTAATTTCGAAGAGAAACACGGAAGGATCCTGCCTGGAGATATTTTATTCTTACCTACGGACGGTATCACCGAACAGAAGAATGAACAGCGTCAAGAGTTAGGGAACCAGCGTTTTATAGAATGGATCCGTCAGGAAAAATCAACCATTGAAGAACAAAGAGATAAGATCTATGTCGCCGATTTAGTCGGTTCATTGATCGGAAGATTCAAAAGGTATAAAGGAGATATGAGGAACGGAGACGACGTTTCTTTACTCGCGCTCCAATGTAATCCTGAACTTGGAAAAGCAAAAACATTACTCTCTTTGGCGAAATCCGCCGCAAAAGCAAAAAAGGACCAAGTCGCTTACGACAAGGCTCTGGAAGTATTTTCCATGGACGAGTCTCTCAAGGACAGTTTGGTACTTCTTGGAAAAATGTATTACAGAGATAGAAATTTCGAAAAGAGCGTACAGTTCTTAGAGAAGTATATCAAAACCAGCGGAGAAGAATCCGAGCATATCCATTATCTTTTAGGAAGAGCGTATTACGAACTGGAAAATATTCCGGAAGCAAAGAGGGCATTAAAACGTTCTCTCGCGATCGATCACACATACGCAAAGTCCAGCTTAAGACTGGCTAGATGTTATTTGAAAGATAATGAAACTCCTAAGGCGATCAAGGTCCTGCAACAAGGGATCAAAAGTGCGCCTACTAACGAGTATCTAAAAATTTCCCTTAAAAAGTTGGAGGAATTAGTAAAAAGAAAATCAGGAGATCTAGTCGTTTCGGAACAAAGAAAAGAAGCGGTTTAA
- a CDS encoding ammonium transporter, whose translation MRILILLTLAFASSAIWADEADPVTAESALSAVAILRDETNWLWTCIAGFLVFFMQAGFALVEAGFTRAKNTVNILMKNFMDFSLGSLAYWLIGFSIMFGPQIISGIGFGSISLADSLLMVDGKPDPSKFTFFIFQLVFAGTAATIVSGAMAERTKFVDYVIFSILITAFVYPVFGSIGWSNLFDPDNKGYLVEAGFIDFAGSTIVHSVGGWAGLAGTIVLGPRIGKYQDGKVLPILGHNMTIAALGVFILWLGWFGFNPGSTTSVGGGTFAVIAVTTNFAAAAGAVSSMIVTWILFKKPDIGLSLNGALAGLVSITAPCANVSISSAIIIGLVGGVLVVFSVLFFDKIKVDDPVGAVSVHGVCGAWGTIAVGLFAEQAFGGVNGLFFGGGIEQLLVQLQGVGLGFVWAFGASLVIFLVLRFTIGLRVSEDEEIQGLDILEHGNEAYPISK comes from the coding sequence ATGCGCATATTGATATTACTTACGCTCGCCTTTGCCTCGAGCGCAATTTGGGCTGATGAAGCCGACCCAGTGACTGCAGAATCCGCGTTAAGTGCAGTTGCAATTTTAAGAGATGAAACGAATTGGTTATGGACCTGTATCGCGGGCTTTTTGGTATTTTTTATGCAGGCCGGTTTTGCATTAGTGGAGGCCGGATTTACCAGAGCAAAAAATACAGTGAATATTTTGATGAAGAACTTCATGGACTTCTCCTTGGGTTCTTTGGCGTACTGGTTGATCGGATTTTCGATCATGTTCGGGCCTCAAATCATCAGCGGTATCGGATTCGGTTCCATATCCTTGGCTGATAGTCTGTTGATGGTGGACGGAAAACCAGATCCGAGCAAGTTTACATTTTTTATATTCCAATTGGTGTTTGCAGGAACTGCTGCAACCATCGTTTCGGGAGCTATGGCAGAAAGGACCAAGTTCGTAGATTACGTAATCTTCTCCATATTGATCACTGCATTTGTATATCCGGTCTTCGGATCAATAGGTTGGTCTAACTTATTCGACCCTGATAACAAAGGTTATTTGGTAGAAGCGGGATTTATAGATTTTGCAGGTTCCACTATAGTTCACTCAGTCGGTGGATGGGCAGGACTTGCCGGAACGATAGTTCTTGGGCCTCGTATCGGAAAATACCAAGACGGGAAAGTTCTTCCTATCTTAGGTCATAACATGACAATTGCGGCTCTTGGGGTTTTCATTTTATGGTTAGGTTGGTTCGGATTTAACCCCGGGTCCACTACCTCAGTAGGCGGAGGAACTTTTGCCGTAATCGCAGTTACGACTAACTTTGCGGCGGCTGCCGGTGCGGTTTCTTCCATGATCGTGACTTGGATACTTTTCAAAAAACCGGATATAGGTCTTTCTTTGAACGGTGCCCTAGCAGGACTTGTGTCGATCACAGCTCCTTGTGCGAACGTAAGTATCAGTTCTGCGATCATCATCGGACTTGTAGGCGGTGTGCTTGTAGTATTCAGCGTTTTATTCTTTGATAAGATCAAAGTGGACGATCCTGTGGGAGCGGTTTCCGTTCACGGAGTTTGTGGAGCTTGGGGAACCATCGCTGTAGGTTTATTCGCAGAGCAGGCTTTCGGCGGAGTGAACGGTCTATTCTTCGGCGGCGGGATCGAGCAGTTATTGGTTCAGCTACAAGGTGTAGGGCTCGGATTTGTTTGGGCATTCGGAGCGAGTTTGGTGATCTTCTTAGTTTTGAGATTCACCATCGGTCTAAGAGTTTCCGAAGACGAAGAGATCCAAGGTCTGGATATTCTGGAACACGGAAACGAAGCGTATCCAATTTCCAAATAA
- a CDS encoding LIC11874 family lipoprotein has translation MRSGFSIRFFQKSLFLVCFLFFGCFEYEETLTINSNLSGTLEISYVVPTKRKSEESLIKFLPTRKEEIQNRLNKGFFSKSLVLKDYTFQKLETSEAEPGVFREKAKVTYKVDFTDISQLENVLLGNVQIKKEKANTIYIKREFPSISKSLESMQMDGEKKVLSETLRLIRGNALNFKVNFPITSVCYTNRGEQSLGRLAYRLPLADTVEKFGNKSWDYRITFVY, from the coding sequence ATGCGTTCGGGTTTTTCCATCCGCTTCTTCCAAAAATCGCTTTTCCTAGTTTGTTTTCTTTTTTTCGGCTGTTTCGAATACGAAGAAACTTTGACAATCAATTCCAACCTAAGCGGCACTTTGGAAATTTCTTATGTGGTCCCGACCAAACGTAAGTCGGAAGAATCGCTTATCAAATTCCTTCCCACTAGAAAAGAAGAGATCCAGAACAGATTGAACAAAGGATTTTTTTCTAAAAGCCTCGTACTAAAAGATTATACCTTCCAAAAATTAGAAACTTCGGAGGCAGAGCCCGGAGTATTCCGTGAAAAGGCAAAGGTCACTTACAAGGTGGATTTCACTGATATTTCTCAGTTAGAAAATGTGCTTCTTGGAAACGTTCAGATCAAAAAAGAGAAGGCGAACACTATCTACATCAAAAGAGAATTCCCTTCTATCAGCAAATCTCTGGAATCCATGCAGATGGACGGAGAGAAAAAAGTTTTAAGCGAAACTTTGAGATTGATCCGTGGAAATGCGCTGAACTTCAAAGTGAATTTTCCGATCACTTCCGTTTGTTATACGAACCGCGGAGAGCAAAGTTTAGGAAGACTGGCTTATAGATTGCCTCTTGCGGACACAGTGGAGAAGTTCGGGAACAAGTCCTGGGATTACAGGATTACCTTTGTGTACTGA
- a CDS encoding menaquinone biosynthetic enzyme MqnA/MqnD family protein, with amino-acid sequence MRIGIVKHLNARPLTWGFEQNSEHKVVPENPSLLKDYLLRGLVDVGLISSIECLRNSDVLSVSMKVGVCASQQVRSIKFFKNKKEAYPPYRILTDNGSRTSMALVRVLVHNDSGKLPEVAPTDPKIIKEEISIGRGSHMLFGDNALFAEWDPDVYEVKDLAEWWYETTGTSFIFALWASKKPLELPDSFYEDSLKYGLAHIEEIIQKESRLPTELVRTYLTQELHYEITESDRNGFELFGKYCSELGIL; translated from the coding sequence GTGAGAATTGGAATCGTCAAACATCTGAACGCCCGTCCCCTAACCTGGGGATTCGAGCAGAATTCAGAACATAAAGTCGTACCTGAAAATCCCTCCCTCCTAAAGGACTATTTATTAAGGGGACTGGTAGACGTAGGATTAATCTCCTCCATCGAATGCCTCCGCAACTCGGACGTACTCTCCGTTTCCATGAAAGTCGGGGTCTGTGCTTCCCAGCAGGTCCGCTCCATTAAGTTTTTCAAAAATAAAAAAGAGGCCTATCCTCCGTATCGGATCCTCACTGATAACGGCTCCAGGACAAGCATGGCCCTGGTCAGAGTATTAGTACATAATGATTCCGGAAAATTGCCGGAAGTAGCCCCCACAGACCCTAAGATCATCAAAGAAGAAATTTCGATCGGAAGAGGGTCCCATATGCTTTTCGGGGACAATGCTTTATTCGCGGAATGGGATCCGGATGTTTATGAAGTAAAGGACCTGGCAGAATGGTGGTATGAAACCACAGGAACCTCTTTCATATTCGCTCTTTGGGCTTCCAAAAAACCATTGGAATTACCCGACAGCTTCTATGAGGATTCTTTAAAATACGGCCTGGCACATATCGAAGAGATCATCCAAAAAGAATCCAGACTTCCAACTGAGCTGGTCAGAACCTACCTCACCCAAGAACTACATTACGAAATCACGGAAAGCGACCGCAATGGATTTGAGTTATTCGGAAAATATTGTAGCGAGTTAGGGATTTTATAA
- a CDS encoding STAS domain-containing protein, whose product MLIKVDYEILNGDHEALRAYLNSHVEGNPASVILDLDEVQVLTSVALGTLVAFANRLRGQGVLLETINVSPKLLEIIKLVSLDQALGIR is encoded by the coding sequence ATGCTGATCAAAGTAGATTATGAGATCCTAAATGGTGATCATGAGGCTTTGCGTGCCTATTTGAATTCTCATGTAGAAGGGAATCCTGCTTCTGTAATTTTGGATCTGGATGAAGTGCAGGTGCTTACCTCGGTCGCTTTAGGCACCCTGGTTGCTTTTGCAAATCGTCTCCGAGGCCAGGGAGTGCTTTTGGAAACGATAAATGTCAGCCCTAAATTACTGGAAATTATTAAGTTAGTCTCTTTGGACCAGGCATTGGGTATTCGCTGA
- a CDS encoding CheR family methyltransferase, with product MDDNFSSFSQITDEEFKFIKDLMYKETGIFLADHKKIMVQSRLNSRARMHKMQNVSEYIRGLQADRKFFQSELTELINRITTNKTDFFRENHHFEFLKETFFPSVEEKALKSGKKQLRIWSSACSTGEEPYTIAVTCAEYFMHKPGWDIKIYASDIDTNVVQTAQEGIYKADRLEPVSETLKKRYFLKVKDLSGKNQDTYQVKPEIKSMIEFHKVNLLETPYPIREKMDCIFCRNVIIYFDKPTQKKIFENFEHVLKDRGLLVIGHSETLFGISEAYKFLGHTVYQKKPKI from the coding sequence ATGGATGATAATTTTTCCAGTTTCTCTCAGATCACAGACGAAGAGTTCAAATTCATCAAGGATTTGATGTATAAGGAAACCGGAATATTCCTGGCGGATCATAAAAAGATAATGGTCCAATCCAGGCTGAATTCCAGGGCAAGAATGCATAAGATGCAGAATGTTTCGGAATATATCCGAGGACTTCAAGCCGATCGCAAGTTTTTCCAAAGTGAACTTACCGAACTTATCAATCGTATTACCACCAACAAAACGGACTTCTTCCGAGAGAACCATCATTTCGAATTCTTAAAAGAAACCTTCTTTCCTTCCGTAGAGGAGAAGGCCCTAAAGTCCGGAAAAAAACAGCTCCGTATCTGGTCCAGCGCTTGTTCCACGGGAGAGGAACCTTATACGATCGCAGTCACTTGTGCAGAATATTTTATGCATAAGCCCGGTTGGGATATTAAAATTTATGCATCCGATATAGATACGAATGTGGTACAAACCGCTCAAGAGGGTATCTATAAAGCCGATCGTTTAGAGCCTGTAAGTGAGACACTTAAAAAAAGGTATTTCCTGAAAGTGAAGGATCTTTCCGGGAAAAATCAGGATACTTATCAAGTAAAACCCGAGATCAAGTCCATGATCGAATTCCATAAGGTAAATCTTTTGGAAACTCCTTATCCGATACGAGAGAAGATGGACTGTATCTTTTGCAGAAATGTGATCATCTATTTCGATAAGCCTACCCAAAAGAAAATTTTCGAGAACTTCGAACATGTTTTGAAGGACAGAGGACTTTTGGTGATAGGCCATTCTGAGACTCTTTTTGGGATCTCGGAAGCATATAAGTTCTTAGGTCATACTGTTTATCAGAAAAAACCTAAAATTTGA
- a CDS encoding rhodanese-like domain-containing protein yields the protein MFKTFYIFLIIALFSFSSCKNKEDKELAEWVEKGALIVDVRSPNEYEKRHFPGAVNIPIDSLSSRVAELGSKDTQIILYCQSGGRSLRAKTFLEEEGFSQVRDAGRIDRLFSAVSE from the coding sequence ATGTTCAAAACATTTTATATTTTTCTAATAATTGCCCTTTTTTCTTTTTCTTCCTGTAAGAATAAAGAAGATAAGGAACTCGCAGAGTGGGTGGAGAAGGGCGCTCTAATTGTGGATGTAAGAAGTCCTAACGAATATGAAAAACGTCATTTCCCGGGAGCGGTTAATATCCCGATCGATAGTTTGTCCTCGAGAGTGGCTGAGTTAGGCTCCAAGGATACGCAGATCATTCTGTACTGCCAATCCGGCGGCCGCAGCTTAAGAGCAAAAACCTTCTTAGAAGAAGAAGGTTTTTCTCAAGTAAGGGACGCAGGGAGAATAGACCGTCTATTCTCCGCCGTTTCCGAGTGA
- a CDS encoding methyl-accepting chemotaxis protein, with protein sequence MQRNSLKIIILAVSTITIVLLTVGISSFAYFTAKKYVEEAYIDEMKKISKLAGKHIKFFFDQQATLAEFVNSNVPFIKATIARDKGSLNPTLANVFKKFDTYENVFLSTPEENPMVFADATGKANNFRWGGTGFDSNIKAALEGKNLLSKVNPSPVTGEAVAVLTVPTKDGNQVVGILGFAISLSKMTEAVVSGITIGSDGYIAITDMNGVVVGHPDKSLILKLDLSKTDWGKRLMALPSEEHMEYFFKKDKIATVYDVPEYGLRVSAVVSKDELAEVVHQMLFRIIAFALVFLIVSIFIIYRIVNVRLHPLLEARELFRSMSTGDLTASLKIYHEDEIGDLSKDTNSFLESLRTSVRDIQKISQELAASAEELSASSENFSNGAQSTAASTEEMSATVEEMSAGMDNISGSIYNQYKNISEFQVKITELSQSVNQIGNEVQATLNMAKSISLQAKKGEESLSGMNAMISNILKSSGEMTAIIGIINDISEQTQLLALNAAIEAARAGEAGKGFAVVAEEISKLSEKTASSIKSISAMINKNTGELDSGAKGIQASTEIIHAIIRNVDQVSDAMDRLYSITGSQTDINQAVTDNAGKVRIESEAVKLAADEQKKAVSEISQVIMQINEHTINTASGAEQMSSSSRNLSNTAEILKNISEKFRL encoded by the coding sequence ATGCAAAGAAACAGTTTAAAGATCATTATCCTAGCAGTAAGCACAATTACTATCGTTCTACTTACAGTGGGGATTTCCTCCTTCGCATACTTTACCGCAAAAAAATACGTGGAAGAAGCCTACATTGACGAGATGAAAAAGATCTCTAAGCTCGCGGGAAAACATATCAAGTTCTTCTTCGATCAACAGGCTACTTTAGCGGAATTTGTGAATTCCAACGTTCCTTTTATCAAAGCGACCATCGCAAGGGATAAGGGAAGTCTAAATCCGACACTCGCAAACGTATTCAAAAAATTTGATACTTATGAGAACGTGTTCCTGTCCACTCCGGAAGAAAATCCTATGGTGTTTGCGGATGCAACAGGAAAGGCGAATAATTTCCGCTGGGGAGGAACCGGATTCGATTCAAATATCAAGGCTGCCTTGGAAGGTAAAAATCTTTTAAGCAAGGTAAATCCTTCTCCTGTAACCGGAGAAGCGGTCGCAGTTCTTACTGTTCCAACCAAAGACGGAAACCAAGTGGTAGGTATTCTAGGATTTGCGATCTCTCTCAGCAAAATGACGGAAGCAGTAGTCAGCGGGATCACGATCGGATCCGACGGATATATCGCGATCACTGATATGAATGGAGTGGTAGTGGGACATCCGGACAAATCACTCATCCTAAAATTGGATCTGAGCAAAACGGATTGGGGTAAAAGGTTAATGGCCCTTCCTTCCGAAGAGCATATGGAGTATTTTTTTAAGAAAGATAAGATTGCGACTGTTTATGATGTTCCGGAATACGGACTAAGAGTTTCCGCAGTCGTATCCAAGGACGAATTAGCGGAAGTGGTCCATCAAATGTTATTCAGGATCATCGCATTTGCTCTTGTCTTTCTGATCGTTTCTATATTCATTATTTATAGGATAGTGAATGTCCGTCTCCATCCTTTATTGGAAGCAAGGGAATTATTCCGCTCCATGTCCACAGGAGACCTCACAGCTAGTTTAAAAATTTATCATGAAGATGAGATTGGAGATCTCAGTAAGGACACCAACTCCTTCTTAGAAAGTTTAAGAACTTCAGTAAGAGATATCCAAAAAATTTCCCAAGAACTTGCAGCTTCCGCAGAGGAATTATCCGCAAGTTCTGAAAACTTCTCCAATGGAGCCCAATCCACTGCGGCATCTACGGAAGAAATGTCCGCCACAGTAGAAGAGATGTCCGCAGGTATGGACAATATTTCCGGCTCCATCTACAACCAGTACAAAAACATTTCGGAATTCCAGGTTAAGATCACGGAACTTTCTCAAAGTGTGAATCAGATCGGCAATGAAGTTCAGGCCACATTGAATATGGCAAAGTCCATTTCTCTCCAGGCAAAAAAAGGAGAAGAATCTCTTTCAGGAATGAATGCAATGATCTCGAATATCCTGAAATCATCGGGAGAAATGACCGCGATCATAGGGATCATCAACGATATTTCGGAACAAACACAGTTACTTGCATTAAACGCTGCGATCGAAGCTGCAAGAGCAGGAGAAGCAGGAAAAGGATTTGCAGTCGTTGCGGAAGAGATCTCTAAACTTTCAGAGAAGACCGCTTCTTCTATCAAGTCCATCTCCGCGATGATTAACAAAAACACCGGCGAATTGGATAGTGGGGCCAAAGGTATCCAAGCATCTACGGAGATCATACATGCGATCATCCGGAATGTGGATCAGGTTTCGGATGCAATGGATAGATTATACTCCATCACCGGCTCCCAAACGGATATCAACCAGGCTGTAACGGATAACGCAGGAAAAGTAAGAATCGAATCTGAAGCGGTAAAATTAGCCGCAGATGAACAGAAAAAAGCGGTTTCTGAAATTTCTCAGGTGATCATGCAAATTAATGAGCATACGATCAACACTGCATCCGGAGCGGAACAGATGTCCTCTTCTTCCAGGAACCTGTCGAATACTGCGGAGATACTTAAAAATATCTCCGAAAAATTCAGACTCTGA